The Shewanella algae DNA segment AACCAACTGGCGGTTTCACCGCTGACATAGGAGACCAAGGGCCCTTCGGTGAATATCTCATCTGTGGCAAACAAACCCGACACCAATTGCAGACTGATGATGACCAGCAATAGCACCACCATATAACCCCCAAGAGGGTTATGCCCTAAAGAATGAGGAGCCTGCTTGGCCCGCATCTTGGCAAGATAATCCAATGCCTGGCGGGGATGACGGACAAAGTGGCTGAAACGGGCTGTGTCGCTGCCGATAAAGCCCCAAATAAGCCGCACCACCAGCAAGATCATCAGACTATAGGCAAACAACTGGTGATAACTCATCTCCCCCTGATCGGCGCTCCACCATAGCCCGGCCAGGAGCAGCAGCATACCCCAATGAAACACCCGCACAGGTATATCCCAGACCTTCACTTTAACTTCGTTGTTATTCATAAAGTACTTCCTGTTATCACCCGTTTTGGCCCAAACGGCATAAGGGTAAAGAGTTGTAGATGACAAACATGATGATATTTAAAGCGAGGGAAGGAGGCAATCGGAAAGGACTGA contains these protein-coding regions:
- a CDS encoding cytochrome b/b6 domain-containing protein, with the translated sequence MNNNEVKVKVWDIPVRVFHWGMLLLLAGLWWSADQGEMSYHQLFAYSLMILLVVRLIWGFIGSDTARFSHFVRHPRQALDYLAKMRAKQAPHSLGHNPLGGYMVVLLLVIISLQLVSGLFATDEIFTEGPLVSYVSGETASWFTWLHKKNFDLLLILAGIHVAAVLLHRFKGEKLVGAMFSGYKRLPAAEAQQPRFASLMLALVLLLVVAVPVVHFLMMPVIGML